The Roseicyclus marinus genome has a segment encoding these proteins:
- a CDS encoding glutamate--cysteine ligase, producing MSIPQSGGGPIEHHGQLAEYIASGCKPKSEWRIGTEHEKFGYCRDTLAPLPYEGARSIKAVLEGLQQKFGWQPVFEGGNIIGLTKDGANVSLEPGGQLELSGAPLETIHQTCDEVNEHLREVREVADRIGVEFIGLGAAPIWRHEDMPLMPKGRYKLMDGYMQSVGTMGTTMMRRTCTVQVNLDFASEADMVQKLRVALALQPVATALFANSPFLDGKPNGHKSWRSRVWRDLDAARTGMLPFVFEEGFGFEAWVDYVLDVPMYFVYRDGTYINALGQSFRDFLKGQLPALPGEVPTLSDWADHMTTVFPEARVKKYIEMRGADGGPWRRLCALPAFWVGLMYDQSALDAAWDLVKGWDAETREALRVAASVDGLQGQVGTLRLHDIAREAVAIAEAGLKARARPGADGLIPDETHFLNALKDSVETGRVPADELLEEYHGAWAGDLSRIYAAHRY from the coding sequence ATGTCCATCCCTCAGTCCGGCGGCGGTCCCATCGAGCATCACGGGCAATTGGCCGAATACATCGCCTCGGGGTGCAAGCCCAAATCCGAGTGGCGGATCGGCACCGAGCACGAGAAATTCGGCTATTGCCGCGACACGCTTGCGCCGCTTCCCTACGAGGGGGCGCGCTCGATCAAGGCAGTGCTCGAAGGGTTGCAGCAGAAATTCGGATGGCAGCCGGTTTTCGAAGGCGGAAACATCATCGGCCTGACCAAGGATGGCGCGAATGTCAGCCTCGAGCCCGGTGGACAGCTGGAACTGTCGGGCGCGCCGCTCGAGACGATCCACCAGACCTGCGACGAGGTGAACGAACATCTGCGCGAAGTGCGCGAGGTCGCCGACCGGATCGGGGTGGAATTCATCGGGCTGGGCGCGGCCCCGATCTGGCGGCACGAGGACATGCCGCTCATGCCCAAGGGTCGCTACAAGTTGATGGATGGCTACATGCAATCCGTCGGCACCATGGGCACCACCATGATGCGGCGCACCTGCACGGTTCAGGTGAACCTCGATTTCGCCTCCGAGGCGGATATGGTGCAAAAGCTGCGGGTGGCCCTTGCCCTGCAGCCCGTGGCCACCGCGCTCTTTGCCAATTCGCCCTTCCTCGACGGCAAGCCGAACGGTCACAAGTCGTGGCGCTCGCGGGTCTGGCGCGACCTTGATGCCGCGCGGACCGGCATGTTGCCCTTCGTCTTCGAGGAGGGTTTCGGCTTCGAGGCCTGGGTCGATTACGTGCTCGATGTGCCGATGTATTTCGTCTACCGCGACGGCACATACATCAACGCTTTGGGCCAATCCTTCCGCGATTTCCTGAAGGGGCAATTGCCTGCCCTGCCCGGTGAAGTGCCGACGCTGAGCGATTGGGCCGATCACATGACCACCGTCTTTCCCGAGGCGCGCGTCAAGAAATACATCGAGATGCGCGGTGCAGATGGTGGCCCGTGGCGCAGGCTTTGCGCGCTGCCCGCCTTTTGGGTCGGCCTGATGTATGACCAATCGGCGCTCGATGCGGCCTGGGATCTGGTCAAGGGCTGGGATGCCGAAACGCGCGAGGCGCTGCGGGTTGCGGCCTCGGTCGATGGGTTGCAGGGGCAGGTCGGAACGCTCCGCCTGCATGATATCGCCCGCGAGGCCGTTGCTATCGCCGAAGCCGGGCTCAAGGCCCGCGCGCGACCCGGTGCCGATGGCCTGATCCCCGACGAGACGCATTTCCTGAATGCGCTGAAGGACAGCGTGGAAACCGGGCGTGTGCCTGCCGACGAGCTGCTCGAGGAATACCACGGCGCATGGGCGGGCGACCTGAGCCGGATCTACGCGGCGCATCGCTACTGA
- the plsY gene encoding glycerol-3-phosphate 1-O-acyltransferase PlsY, with the protein MPALETGPALLGVVGLLAYVLGSVPFGIVMARLFGLGDLRKIGSGNIGATNVLRTGNKLAAFLTLVLDAGKGGIAVLAARATLGEDAAQVAGFAAFLGHCFPVFLGFKGGKGVATFLGTLLALAWPVGLAACATWAAVAAVSRISSLSALVAAALAPVWAILLGNSAAALLLVLLAGLIFWRHAGNISRLLAGTEPRIGKSTKG; encoded by the coding sequence ATCCCCGCGCTTGAAACCGGTCCGGCGCTTCTGGGGGTGGTTGGCCTGCTCGCCTATGTGCTGGGCTCCGTGCCCTTCGGCATCGTGATGGCGCGCCTCTTCGGGCTTGGCGACCTGCGCAAGATCGGATCGGGCAATATCGGGGCCACCAACGTCCTGCGCACCGGCAACAAGCTCGCAGCCTTCCTGACGCTGGTTCTGGACGCGGGCAAGGGTGGCATCGCGGTGCTGGCCGCCCGTGCGACGCTGGGCGAGGATGCGGCGCAGGTCGCGGGCTTTGCCGCCTTTCTTGGCCATTGCTTCCCGGTGTTCCTGGGGTTCAAGGGCGGCAAGGGCGTGGCGACCTTTCTGGGAACGCTCCTGGCCCTGGCATGGCCCGTCGGATTGGCGGCTTGCGCGACATGGGCGGCGGTGGCAGCCGTCAGCCGCATCTCCTCGCTTTCGGCGCTGGTGGCAGCCGCCCTCGCCCCGGTCTGGGCCATCTTGCTTGGAAACAGCGCGGCGGCGCTACTGCTTGTCTTGCTAGCAGGACTGATCTTCTGGCGGCATGCGGGCAATATTTCACGCCTGCTCGCAGGGACGGAGCCACGGATCGGAAAATCCACAAAGGGTTGA